One Oryza sativa Japonica Group chromosome 8, ASM3414082v1 DNA window includes the following coding sequences:
- the LOC4344526 gene encoding LRR receptor kinase BAK1, which yields MASTTTKNALLLLLLLLLLFPLLHSSLADVAAAAPSSASAAEVDALMELKAALDPSGRLLPSWARGGDPCGRGDYFEGVSCDARGRVAAVSLQGKGLAGAISPAVAMLPGLTGLYLHYNELAGAIPRQLGDLPMLAELYLGVNNLSGTIPVELGRLPALQVLQLGYNQLSGSIPTQLGQLKKLTVLALQSNQLTGAIPASLGDLPELARLDLSSNRLFGSIPSKLAAIPKLATLDLRNNTLSGSVPSGLKKLNEGFHFDNNSELCGAHFDSLKPCANGDEDDNEEGSKMARKPESTNVKPLQAPQTMNVNRDCDNGGCSRSSSSSTTLSSGAILAGTIIIIGGAAACGISVISWRRRQKQKVGGGGTVESLEGRASSSNASSSLINVEYSSGWDTSSEGSQQGLRLSPEWSPSVRYNMEEVECATQYFAGANLLGRSGFAATYRGAMRDGAAVAVKSIGKSSCKAEEADFLRGLRAITSLRHDNLVALRGFCRSRARGECFLVYEFMANGSLSRYLDVKDGDVVLDWATRVSIIKGIAKGIEYLHSSKANKAALVHQNICADKILMDHLFVPHLSGAGEHKLLADDVVFSTLKDSAAMGYLAPEYTTTGRFTDRSDVYAFGVVVFQVLTGRKAVSSELRLLGGGGGAEYSGKLDDLVDPRLGGRFSRPEAAKLAGIALLCTSESPAQRPAMAAVLQQLGATQ from the exons ATGgcgtccaccaccaccaagaacgccctgctcctcctcctcctcctcctcctcctctttcctctcctccactcctccctcgcggacgtcgccgccgccgcgccgtcctccgcgtcggcggcggaggtggacgcGCTGATGGAGCTGAAGGCGGCGCTGGACCCGTCGGGCCGCCTGCTGCCGTcgtgggcgcgcggcggcgacccgtGCGGCCGCGGCGACTACTTCGAGGGCGTCTCCTGCGACGCGCGCGGCAGGGTGGCGGCGGTGTCGCTGCAGGGGAAGGGactcgccggcgccatctcgccggcggtggccatgCTGCCGGGGCTCACCGGGCTGTACCTGCACTACAACGAGCTCGCCGGGGCCATCCCTCGCCAGCTCGGCGACCTCCCCATGCTCGCCGAGCTCTACCTCGGCGTCAACAACCTCTCCGGCACCATTCCCGTCGAGCTCGGCCGCCTCCCTGCTCTCCAAG TACTGCAGCTCGGGTACAACCAGCTCTCAGGGAGCATCCCTACTCAGCTGGGCCAGCTCAAGAAGCTCACTGTGCTTGCCCTCCAGTCCAACCAGCTCACCGGCGCGATCCCGGCATCTCTCGGGGACTTGCCGGAGCTCGCACGGCTGGATTTGAGCTCAAATCGCCTCTTCGGATCGATCCCTTCCAAGCTCGCCGCAATCCCCAAGCTTGCCACATTGGACCTCAGGAATAACACCCTTTCAGGAAGTGTTCCTTCTG GCCTGAAGAAACTGAACGAGGGGTTTCACTTCGATAACAATTCAGAGCTCTGTGGAGCTCACTTTGATTCTCTGAAACCATGCGCAAACGGCGATGAAGACGATAATGAAGAAGGCAGTAAAATGGCTCGTAAACCTGAATCAACCAATGTCAAGCCACTGCAAGCTCCACAGACTATGAATGTGAACAGAGACTGCGACAATGGCGGCTGCTCaaggtcatcgtcgtcgtcgacgacgctCTCTTCAGGGGCTATTCTTGCTGGAACAATCATCATCatcggcggagcggcggcgtgcgggatATCGGTGATCtcgtggcggcgccggcagaAGCagaaggtcggcggcggcggcacggtggaGAGCTTGGAAGGACGAGCTAGTAGTAGCaatgcgtcgtcgtcgttgatCAACGTGGAGTACTCGAGCGGCTGGGACACCTCGTCGGAGGGGTCGCAGCAGGGGCTCCGGCTATCGCCGGAGTGGTCGCCGAGCGTGAGGTACAACATGGAGGAGGTGGAGTGCGCGACGCAGTACTTCGCCGGCGCGAACCTGCTCGGGAGGAGCGGCTTCGCGGCGACGTACAGGGGGGCCatgcgcgacggcgcggcggtcgCCGTGAAGAGCATCGGCAAGAGCAGCTGCAAGGCGGAGGAGGCCGACTTCCTCCGGGGGCTCCGGGCGATCACGTCGCTCCGCCATGACAACCTCGTCGCGCTCCGCGGGTTCTGCCGCTCCCGCGCCCGAGGCGAGTGCTTCCTCGTCTACGAGTTCATGGCCAATGGCTCCCTCTCCCGCTACCTCGACGTCAAGGACGGCGACGTCGTGCTCGACTGGGCCACGCGTGTCTCCATCATCAAAGGCATCGCCAAAG GAATCGAGTATCTGCACAGCAGCAAGGCGAACAAGGCGGCGCTGGTGCACCAGAACATCTGCGCGGACAAGATCCTGATGGACCACCTCTTCGTCCCCCacctctccggcgccggcgagcacaAGCTGCTCGCCGACGACGTGGTGTTCTCGACGCTCAAGGACAGCGCCGCCATGGGCTACCTGGCGCCGGAGTACACGACGACGGGGCGGTTCACCGACCGGAGCGACGTCTACGCCTTCGGGGTGGTGGTGTTCCAGGTGCTGACGGGGAGGAAGGCGGTGTCGTCGGAGCTccgcctcctcggcggcggtggcggcgcggagtACTCCGGCAAGCTGGACGACCTCGTCGACCCGCGCCTCGGCGGCCGGTTCTCCAGGCCCGAGGCCGCCAAGCTCGCCGGCATCGCGCTGCTCTGCACCAGCGAGTCGCCGGCGCAGCgccccgccatggccgccgttCTGCAGCAGCTTGGCGCCACCCAGTAG
- the LOC4344525 gene encoding probable calcium-binding protein CML7, translating to MGGKELSEEQVASMREAFSLFDTDGDGRIAPSELGVLMRSLGGNPTQAQLRDIAAQEKLTAPFDFPRFLDLMRAHLRPEPFDRPLRDAFRVLDKDASGTVSVADLRHVLTSIGEKLEPHEFDEWIREVDVAPDGTIRYDDFIRRIVAK from the coding sequence aTGGGGGGGAAGGAGCTGAGCGAGGAGCAGGTGGCGTCGATGCGGGAGGCGTTCTCCCTCTTCGacaccgacggcgacggccggatCGCGCCGTCGGAGCTCGGCGTCCTGATGCGCTCCCTCGGCGGGAACCCCACCCAGGCGCAGCTCCGCGACATCGCCGCGCAGGAGAAGCTCACCGCGCCCTTCGACTTCCCGCGCTTCCTCGACCTCATGCGCGCCCACCTCCGCCCCGAGCCCTTCGACCGCCCGCTCCGCGACGCCTTCCGCGTCCTCGACAAGGACGCCTCCGGCACCGTCTCCGTCGCCGATCTCCGCCACGTCCTCACCTCcatcggcgagaagctcgagCCCCACGAGTTCGACGAGTGGATCCGCGAGGTCGACGTCGCCCCCGACGGCACCATCCGCTACGACGACTTCATCCGCCGCATCGTCGCCAAATAA
- the LOC4344524 gene encoding small ribosomal subunit protein uS15y: MGRMHSRGKGISSSALPYKRTPPSWLKTAASDVEEMIMKAAKKGQMPSQIGVVLRDQHGIPLVKSVTGSKILRILKAHGLAPEIPEDLYFLIKKAVAIRKHLERNRKDKDSKFRLILVESRIHRLARYYKRTKKLPPTWKYESTTASTLVA, from the exons ATGGGGCGCATGCACAGCCGCGG GAAGGGTATCTCGTCGTCGGCGCTGCCGTACAAGAGGACTCCCCCGAGCTGGCTCAAGACCGCCGCCTCCGAT GTGGAGGAGATGATCATGAAGGCCGCGAAGAAGGGTCAGATGCCGTCGCAGATCGGCGTGGTGCTCCGTGACCAGCACGGAATCCCCCTCGTCAAGAGCGTCACCGGCAGCAAGATCCTCCGCATCCTCAAGGCCCACG GGCTTGCCCCGGAGATCCCGGAGGACCTCTACTTCTTGATCAAGAAGGCTGTTGCTATTAGGAAGCACTTGGAGAGGAACAGGAAGGACAAGGACTCCAAGTTCAGGCTTATTCTTGTTGAGAGCAGGATCCACCGCCTCGCCCGCTACTATAAGCGCACAAAGAAGCTCCCACCCACCTGGAAGTA TGAGTCAACCACGGCCAGCACTCTGGTGGCCTAA
- the LOC4344523 gene encoding small ribosomal subunit protein uS15z, with product MGRMHSRGKGISSSAIPYKRTPPSWVKTAAADVEEMIMKAAKKGQMPSQIGVVLRDQHGIPLVKSVTGSKILRILKAHGLAPEIPEDLYFLIKKAVAIRKHLERNRKDKDSKFRLILVESRIHRLARYYKRTKKLPPTWKYESTTASTLVA from the exons ATGGGGCGTATGCACAGCCGCGG GAAGGGCATCTCGTCGTCGGCGATTCCGTACAAGAGGACTCCCCCAAGCTGGGtcaagaccgccgccgccgat GTGGAGGAGATGATCATGAAGGCCGCGAAGAAGGGCCAGATGCCGTCGCAGATCGGCGTGGTGCTCCGTGACCAGCACGGAATCCCCCTCGTCAAGAGCGTCACCGGCAGCAAGATCCTCCGCATCCTCAAGGCCCATG GTCTTGCGCCGGAGATCCCGGAGGACCTGTACTTCCTGATCAAGAAGGCTGTTGCTATTAGGAAGCATTTGGAGAGGAACAGGAAGGACAAGGACTCCAAGTTTAGGCTCATCCTTGTTGAGAGCAGGATCCACCGCCTCGCTCGCTACTACAAGCGCACCAAGAAGCTCCCGCCCACCTGGAAGTA TGAGTCGACCACAGCCAGCACTCTGGTGGCCTAG